A genomic region of Cryptococcus gattii WM276 chromosome F, complete sequence contains the following coding sequences:
- a CDS encoding endoplasmic reticulum protein, putative (Similar to TIGR gene model, INSD accession AAW44072.1), translated as MEVNREEALRALSIAQKHRSASNLPSALKFARKSVALFSTPEGEAMITVIEREIESGGSASGSGTSSGTSTANGTTPSTKGKASGVEEHITSAHSRHGTKTEADDGKSKKREYTTKQLEVVKRVKACKHHQYYEILSVEKTCTENDVKKAYKKLALALHPDKNGAPGADEAFKMVSKAFQVLSDSNLRAAYDSNPDYDPTQRNAGMPSRSSGMGGMGGMHPGFGGAYQQEINPEDLFNMFFGGGGGFGNSPFGGANVFTFGGPGGFRTYQAGPRRPRQAADGEGNTLTALLPILLVLVFSIITILPSILSTAGTPDPSYSFEPSTRLSTGRESFNWKVPYFVNKQEWEQSEIWKSVPEARRGAGSEALYSSKVRQFEKGVEGHYVRRLQNECAMFNDRRGKLIADNSGFFGFGANAEKIAELRKMKNPACEQLRSWGVGQGHVW; from the exons ATGGAGGTCAACAGGGAAGAGGCTCTTAGGGCTCTCTCCATCGCTCAAAAGCACCGTTCAGCATCCAACTTGCCTTCAGCACTCAAGTTTGCCCGCAAAAGCGTTGCTTTGTTTTCGACCCCGGAAGGAGAGGCAATGATCACAGTCATCGAAAGAGAGATCGAGTCGGGTGGCTCAGCTTCGGGATCTGGAACTTCGAGTGGGACCTCAACTGCCAATGGGACTACACCGTCTACTAAGGGAAAGGCCAGCGGTGTCGAGGAACATATCACTTCTGCACATTCAAGGCACGGGACAAAGACCGAAGCGGATGATGGAAAATCGAAAAAGAGAGAGTACACGACCAAGCAGCTGGAGGTGGTGAAGAGAGTCAAAGCGTGCAAACATCACCAGTACTATGAGATTTTATCTG TGGAGAAAACTTGTACTGAGAACGATGTGAAGAAGGCGTATAAAAAG CTTGCGCTGGCTCTGCATCCCGATAAGAA CGGTGCTCCTGGCGCGGATGAAGCTTTCAAGA TGGTATCCAAGGCCTTTCAAGTCCTTTCCGACTCCAACCTCAGAGCTGCGTACGATTCTAATCCTGATTACGATCCCACTCAACGAAACGCCGGTATGCCTAGTCGGAGCAGCGGAATGGGAGGCATGGGCGGTATGCACCCCGGATTTGGGGGGGCTTATCAGCAGGAGATCAATCCAGAAGATTTGTTCAACATGTTCTttggtggtggaggtggatTTGGGAACTCTCCATTTGGCGGGGCGAATG TCTTCACATTTGGCGGACCGGGTGGCTTCCGGACATATCAGGCTGGACCCCGTCGCCCTCGACAGGCAGCGGACGGCGAAGGCAACACTTTAACTGCCCTTTTACCTatcctcctcgtcctcgtTTTCTCTATCATCACCATTCTTccctccatcctctccacGGCTGGTACACCTGATCCATCATATTCCTTTGAACCATCTACACGACTGTCGACTGGACGAGAATCGTTTAACTGGAAGGTGCCATACTTTGTTAATAAGCAAGAATGGGAGCAGAGCGAGATTTGGAAGAGCGTGCCTGAAGCGAGGAGGGGAGCTGGTTCAGAGGCCTTGTATAGCTCAAAGGTTAGACAGTTTGAGAAAGGTGTAGAGGGGCATTATGTTAGAAGACTCCAGAACGAA TGTGCAATGTTCAACGATCGAAGAGGAAAGCTCATCGCTGATAATTCCGGCTTTTTTGGCTTTGGCGCGAATGCGGAAAAGATTGCAGAGTTgagaaagatgaagaaTCCTGCGTGTGAGCAACTGCGGTCTTGGGGTGTTGGGCAAGGCCATGTCTGGTAA
- a CDS encoding MSF transporter, putative (Similar to TIGR gene model, INSD accession AAW44074.1) yields the protein MSQKTSSSLTIHSLEGSTAANTPMELADPLTIGSKITPDLEKEQPSPSSRPSSPSTPQSTVSNRLVPLYRPPTHRRSRAHSNSLSRRTSGQTTELQNELRRHVSLHGVATNCGSESVMEARKQLDMGGEKGHEEVVIIDWLPNDPNNPVNYSSPRKYVILTAANIAGFIAASNLASCAVLGTWGVPYFEVSREVWVLSITLPMIALAIAPLILAPLSESLGRNMVYQVTSVITAVLFVPQIWNNKSIGGFFVSRFFQGIGMSVSNSMVGGTVADLFSPADRGFPMSLFTLSIFCGQGLGVCFIGWSGQGLSLQWAYGVQAIIATASIIFNIFFMRETRADVLLSWRAKKMTKETGVKHVAAADLERTDMVTLIRVSLIRPLQYLVTEPIVSALSAWIGFAWACIFLSQSSILLVFESYGFNAAQAGSFQTTMAIGAVLGFISQYHQEHLYSRACAKHNGKAPPEARLYWAAYGGLLFPFALYVYAWTGQAGVVHWAVPGVALMFMNWGVFAMYSGVFTYLADAYEIYSSSAQAAQSFCRNIASGIFPLFAHQLYVNLGYPEASTLVASIALLLSAAPILLVFYGKKLRERSKVTSQLLKGE from the exons ATGTCTCAGAAGACATCGTCTAGTCTTACTATCCACAGCTTAGAAGGCTCAACCGCCGCCAATACACCGATGGAACTAGCCGATCCTCTAACGATCGGGTCGAAAATAACTCCGGATCTTGAAAAAGAACAAccatcaccatcttctCGACCGTCAAGCCCTTCCACTCCACAGTCCACCGTCTCAAATCGTCTCGTACCTTTATACAGGCCTCCAACACATAGACGTTCTCGTGCCCACTCCAATTCTTTGTCAAGACGCACAAGTGGGCAGACGACAGAACTTCAAAATGAGCTTAGAAGACATGTGTCACTACATGGCGTTGCCACAAATTGTGGGAGTGAGAGTGTCATGGAGGCTAGGAAGCAGTTAGATAtgggaggagagaaagggCATGAAGAAGTAGTGATTATCGATTGGTTACCCAACGATCCTAAT AATCCCGTCAACTACTCTTCTCCCAGAAAATATGTCATTCTCACAGCCGCGAATATCGCTGGTTTCATCGCGGCATCCAACCTTGCCTCCTGCGCTGTCCTCGGTACTTGGGGTGTGCCATACTTCGAAGTATCAAGGGAAGTCTGGGTCCTGTCAATCACATTACCAATGATTGCACTTGCTATTGCTCCTTTAATATTAGCACCTTTGAGTGAAAGT CTTGGTCGAAATATGGTGTATCAAGTCACATCTGTCAT CACGGCTGTGCTTTTTGTACCACAGATATGGAACAACAAGAGTATTGGCGGTTTCTTCGTATCACGATTTTTC CAAGGTATTGGGATGTCCGTGTCCAATTCTATGGTAGGTGGTACTGTGGCAGACTTGTTCTCCCCGGCCGACCGAGGATTCCCCATGTCCCTCTTTACTTTATCAATCTTTTGTGGACAG GGTCTTGGTGTGTGCTTTATTGGATGGTCAGGGCAGGGACTCTCTCTGCAATGGGCATACGGT GTCCAAGCTATCATTGCCACCGcttccatcatcttcaacatcttcttcatgcGTGAAACTCGAGCCGACGTTTTACTATCTTGGCGtgcgaagaagatgacaaAAGAGACCGGTGTCAAGCACGTCGCTGCAGCCGACTTGGAGAGGACGGATATGGTTACTTTAATCAGAGTGTCTCTCATCCGGCCCCTGC AGTATTTAGTGACAGAGCCCATCGTCTCTGCCCTTTCTGCCTGGATTGGATTTGCTTGGGCGTGCATCTTTTTGAGTCAGAGCTCTATTCTCCTGGTCTTTGAAAGTTACGGGTTCAATGCCGCCCAAGCTGGTAGCTTTCAAAC GACCATGGCCATCGGAGCCGTCCTCGGTTTTATCTCTCAGTACCATCAAGAACACCTCTATAGCCGTGCCTGCGCCAAACACAACGGCAAAGCACCTCCCGAAGCTCGTCTCTACTGGGCAGCATACGGCGGtcttctcttcccctttGCGCTGTACGTATACGCATGGACGGGACAAGCGGGTGTCGTGCATTGGGCAGTTCCTGGCGTGGCGTTGATGTTTATGAATTGGGGAGTTTTTGCGATGTACAGCGGTGTTTT CACGTACTTGGCAGACGCGTATGAAATATACTCCTCATCAGCTCAGGCTGCTCAGAGTTTCTGTCGAAACATCGCCTCAGGTATTTTCCCGCTTTTTGCTCATCAACTG TATGTGAACCTTGGCTATCCTGAAGCTTCAACTCTCGTGGCGAGCATAGCGCTGCTTCTCTCAGCTGCCCCCATATTACTAGTATTTTACGGGAAAAAATTGAGGGAACGAAGTAAGGTTACAAGTCAGTTATTAAAGGGCGAATGA
- a CDS encoding uncharacterized protein (Similar to TIGR gene model, INSD accession AAW44377.1), whose product MTIQTVFLNFPSPLNSLQVQLPLTTLISSLPVPSALASTSYLRSTRSGPLSPCTPLSELIHEDAPNHPITLYVTPRLLGGKGGFGSQLRAAGGRMSSGKATNVDSCRDLSGRRLGTIKEAQRQAELLESEPALRAQAQAAEKSKLEALERKLGINAAESSEDGAKRKIEDVDLAELARKKHKFEDNKFLEESREINDNVRSAVSAALLLKKKKKKEKETKAGGSEKGKEKLVVDEKAEKVKKAEKDRLDMPPPVTAGAATTA is encoded by the exons ATGACTATCCAGACTGTCTTCCTCAactttccctctcctctcaACTCTCTTCAAGTCCAATTACCTTTAACCACCCTcatctcctctcttcccgTCCCATCGGCACTCGCCTCGACATCTTACCTGCGCTCGACACGTTCTGGTCCTCTTTCGCCTTGTACTCCTCTTTCAGAGCTCATTCACGAGGATGCCCCGAATCATCCAATTACTCTTTATGTGACTCCAAGGTTGCTTGGAGGTAAGGGCGGTTTCGGGTCTCAATTGCGAGCGGCTGGTGGTAGGATGAGCTCGGGAAAGGCCACCAATGTAGATTCTTGCCGAGATTTGTCTGGTAGAAGGTTGGGCACTATCAAGGAAGCACAAAG ACAAGCTGAGCTTCTTGAATCCGAACCCGCTCTTCGCGCTCAAGCTCAAGCAGCTGAAAAATCCAAGCTCGAGGCTCTTGAGCGTAAACTCGGTATTAATGCGGCCGAATCTTCAGAGGACGGCGCCAAGCGAAAGATTGAGGACGTTGATTTGGCGGAATTGGCAAGGAAAAAGCACAAGTTTGAGGATAACAAGTTTTTGGAAGAGAGCCGCGAAATTAATGACAATGTGAGATCGGCTGTTTCTGCAG CGCTCCTCCttaagaagaagaagaagaaggagaaggagacCAAGGCTGGTGGTAGCGAGAAGGGTAAGGAGAAGCTTGTTGTGGATGAAAAGGCTgagaaggtgaagaaggcTGAGAAGGACCGACTGGACATGCCCCCGCCTGTCACTGCTGGTGCAGCCACCACGGCTTAA
- a CDS encoding Hypothetical Protein (Similar to TIGR gene model, INSD accession AAW44075.1) yields the protein MSTPSSNKRVRLHWNTKSQPSSERLKEEVNHYYAHKVPYHLVSAPLTPSTSTVACSSSPRRAQHALSSSSPTRKADASFATAHKLGLELGKTFIFGRHHIRDASKPKPSITIESAVPRKLNHLVANPSNNIESVILSREAHHASRVHALVELVLPLSQTREKVMRIIAIGQNGMRVRLPKQALTAGPKDKSRKKGVRLVQGQRYDVPLHAGDQVELDFYGDKAIITMPVGRAQSPEKSPLDEVLFPSSPVSRPILSSSMPPSSPPIIRDELEDEEDEQPKQAASDEEDVHPFAQQLASPSRSPLFTVQSRRAVDAQSAHSRESSPLSPISNQSALSDAEPEREASIRAPSLPARPSSPIHPSSPSYDHDSEPDDIQVKTERLENLPLSRSHSRKSTPARAGSTSATSAPIVPAAEIKEPPADVDRPAVIASTVVFSGSSKLSLPDLVKHMLEAQPHLKAHGDEDMWAIWVGEELESNPMFGKVERHGKDSAGHPLLPHYFYNPSADPDTQRASDLGGLVRPLRTAARGGQAIDWRPVGRRKRVW from the exons ATGTCCACACCAAGCAGCAACAAGCGTGTCCGCCTGCACTGGAATACCAAGTCCCAACCTTCCTCTGAACGGCTCAAGGAGGAGGTGAACCACTACTATGCTCACAAAGTTCCCTACCACCTCGTCTCTGCCCCCTTGACTCCCTCAACGTCGACCGTTGCctgctcctcttctcctcgaCGCGCTCAGCATGCcctctcatcttcatcccctACGCGTAAAGCTGATGCATCTTTCGCTACTGCACACAAACTGGGCCTCGAGTTGGGCAAGACTTTTATTTTTGGTCGGCACCATATCCGAGACGCGTCCAAACCTAAGCCTAGCATTACCATCGAGTCTGCCGTACCCCGCAAGCTCAACCATCTCGTTGCCAATCCTTCAAACAATATCGAATCCGTCATCCTCTCTCGAGAGGCCCACCACGCGTCACGCGTGCATGCGCTTGTTGAGCTCGTTTTGCCATTGTCGCAAACCAGGGAAAAAGTGATGCGTATCATTGCCATTGGTCAGAATGGTATGCGTGTGCGTCTTCCCAAGCAAGCTCTTACCGCTGGACCCAAGGATAAAAGCAGGAAGAAAGGCGTCAGGCTTGTCCAAGGACAGAGGTATGATGTTCCATTGCACGCAGGAGACCAGGTTGAACTCGATTTCTATGGTGACAAGGCGATCATCACTATGCCAGTAGGCCGCGCCCAGTCTCCTGAAAAGTCGCCTCTGGACGAAgtccttttcccttccaGCCCTGTGAGCCGACCTATACTCTCAAGCTCCATGCCTCCTTCAAGTCCACCCATTATTCGTGACGAGCTcgaagacgaggaagacGAACAGCCCAAGCAAGCGGCGtctgatgaagaggatgtACATCCATTTGCTCAGCAACTGGCTTCCCCTTCACGATCTCCCTTGTTTACTGTTCAGTCCCGTCGTGCTGTAGACGCTCAGTCTGCTCACTCTCGCGAGTCTTCACCCCTCTCTCCCATTTCCAACCAGTCTGCCTTGTCCGATGCTGAGCCAGAGCGAGAAGCTTCCATCCGTGCACCTTCATTACCCGCTCGGCCTTCTTCCCCTATTCACccttcatcaccttcatATGACCACGACTCGGAGCCTGACGATATCCAAGTCAAAACCGAACGTCTCGAAAACCTGCCCTTGTCCCGTTCCCATTCTCGCAAGTCTACTCCCGCACGCGCTGGTTCGACTTCTGCTACCTCCGCGCCTATCGTTCCGGCGGCAGAAATAAAGGAACCTCCAGCGGATGTTGATCGACCAGCGGTGATTGCCTCGACTGTTGTGTTCTCAGGATCTTCGAAACTGAGCTTGCCAGACTTAGTCAAACACATGTTAGAG GCTCAACCTCATCTAAAGGCTCACGGTGATGAAGACATGTGGGCCATCTGGGTGGGAGAGGAATTAGAATCAAATCCCATGTTTGGAAAAGTAGAGCGACACGGCAAG GATTCCGCCGGACACCCTCTTTTGCCTCACTACTTTTACAACCCTTCGGCTGACCCTGATACCCAAAGAGCGAGCGATCTTGGCGGTTTGGTGAGGCCATTGAGAACTGCCGCGAGGGGCGGCCAAGCTATTGATTGGAGGCCTGTAGGTAGGAGAAAGAGGGTTTGGTAA
- a CDS encoding DNA-directed RNA polymerase I polypeptide 2, putative (Similar to TIGR gene model, INSD accession AAW44073.1): MVAAFDPLAPSQASSSTRPDNSTFHTLTRERQFRHPPPTASDVPALDELVAPHISSFNALIEDDGNPGAKGLLQMGVEDIGEKVVFDGKGSEGGLGTKLSYRIDRVALSKPLVPEKDKLAVERRVFPTEARERLATYRSKLTVNIKWTVTDEDGNRKEFEEIKECGLLPVMVRSIRCNLQGLPATELIKHSEESTSFGGYFIVNGNEKIIRYLVVPRRHNPINLYRPSFAKRGASYTPYGCQIRCVRPDETACTNTIHYLSNGGATLRFAWRKVEYMIPLMLILKALVDASDKEIFEGLIQGEYDNTFLTDRVELLLRGQKSWGLHTGAQCLDYLGEKFRVVLNVPDDWSNVQVGGYLLRKVVLVHLPAPRDKFRMLLFMLRKLYSQVSGATCPDNPDSPQHHEVLLPGFLYGMIIKERFDDCLNAVKSQIQLDLRDGKARSFMDPKYFTSVLSKTNWDIGSKLSYFLATGNLVSPTGLDLQQTSGFTIVAEKLNFYRYLSHFRCIHRGAFFAELKTTTVRKLMPESWGFLCPVHTPDGSPCGLLNHLSHTCQIVTSSLDVSHIPALLSAQGMTQVFASSIDGRRMVCIQLDGKVIGYASPMKAKQLANRLRKLKTEADPKVPLDLEIGYVPVTKGGQYPGLYLFSSRSRMMRPVTYLENGKLDHLGSFEQVYMDVAITKEEIEKGVSSHLELDPTSMLSVIANLTPFSDFNQSPRNMYQCQMGKQSMGTPSTAISKRTDNKMYRLQSGQTPVVRPDLHNHYGFDNFPNGTNAIVAVISYTGYDMEDAMILNKSAHERGFGYGTVYKADIFDLKGVPGASRSAKPTLHFGLGRDVKEDHDARNIISQDGLPIIGTKVKTGDPLCAYIDDTTGRTKFHKYKGDETAFIDEVRVLGSDAGDAELQKIHIKLRIPRSPVIGDKFSSRHGQKGVCSQKFPAIDMPFSESGMQPDVIINPHAFPSRMTIGMFVESMAGKAGALHGVAQDATPFKFSDKDRPVDYFGEQLRAAGYNYYGNEPMYSGITGEEFHADIYLGLVYYQRLRHMVNDKFQVRTTGPVDPLTRQPVKGRKRAGGIRFGEMERDALIAHGTSFLLQDRLMNCSDYSTAWVCRNCGSLVSLGFEEVGGGQGMQEYCRICDGHEPEHGEESKENGVGVVMRGGEKKGRMDVVPVPYVFRYLCAEMACMGIRLNVTVT, from the exons ATGGTCGCTGCTTTCGACCCGCTCGCCCCCTCACAGGCGTCGTCCTCCACCCGCCCGGACAACTCCACCTTCCACACCCTCACCAGGGAACGGCAGTTCAGGCATCCCCCCCCCACTGCCTCGGACGTCCCCGCACTCGACGAGCTCGTCGCTCCCCACATCAGCAGCTTCAACGCACTTATAGAAGATGACGGAAACCCAGGCGCAAAGGGTCTGCTGCAGATGGGCGTCGAGGATATCGGAGAGAAGGTCGTCTTTGACGGCAAGGGAAGCGAAGGCGGTTTGGGCACAAAATTGAGCT ACCGCATCGACCGAGTCGCTCTTAGCAAGCCCCTTGTGCCCGAAAAGGACAAGCTTGCTGTTGAACGAAGGGTCTTCCCTACCGAG GCTCGAGAGCGTCTCGCTACCTACCGATCAAAATTGACAGTCAACATCAAGTGGACAGTCACTGACGAGGATGGAAACAGGAAGGAGTTTGAGGAGATCAAGGAGTGTGGTTTGTTGCCCGTTATGGTTCGA TCAATAAGATGTAACCTTCAAGGCCTTCCTGCCACTGAACTCATCAAGCACAGCGAAGAATCTACCTCTTTCGGCGGTTACTTTATCGTCAACGGTAACGAGAAGATCATCCGATACCTCGTTGTTCCCCGACGACACAACCCTATCAACCTTTACCGACCTTCATTCGCCAAGCGTGGTGCTTCCTACACTCCCTACGGTTGTCAGATTCGATGTGTCCGACCTGACGAGACTGCGTGTACCAACACTATTCACTACTTGTCTAACGGCGGTGCTACCCTCCGTTTTGCCTGGCGCAAGGTCGAGTACATGATTCCTCTTATGCTCATCCTCAAGGCTCTCGTCGATGCGAGTGACAAGGAGATCTTCGAAGGCCTTATCCAGGGCGAGTACGACAACACTTTCTTGACTGACCGTGTGGAGTTGTTGCTGCGTGGCCAAAAGTCATGGGGTTTGCACACTGGTGCCCAGTGTTTGGACTACTTGGGAGAAAAGTTTAGGGTTGTGCTGAATGTGCCCGATGACTGGAGTAACGTGCAGGTTGGTGGATACCTTTTGCGAAAGGTTGTGCTGGTGCACTTGCCTGCTCCTAGGGACAAGTTTAGGATGCTCCTTTTCATGCTCCGAAAGCTTTACTCTCAGGTTTCTGGTGCTACTTGCCCCGACAACCCTGATTCTCCTCAGCACCATGAAGTTCTCCTTCCTGGTTTCCTCTACGGTATGATCATCAAGGAGCGATTTGATGACTGTCTCAACGCCGTCAAGTCTCAAATCCAACTCGACCTGAGAGACGGCAAGGCCAGAAGTTTCATGGATCCCAAATACTTTACCAGCGTTCTGTCAAAAACGAACTGGGATATCGGTTCCAAGCTGTCGTACTTTCTCGCTACCGGTAACCTTGTTTCACCTACCGGTCTCGACTTGCAACAAACATCTGGTTTCACCATCGTCGCCGAAAAGCTCAATTTTTACCGATACCTCAGTCACTTTAGGTGTATCCATCGAGGTGCTTTCTTTGCTGAATTGAAGACGACTACTGTGCGAAAGTTGATGCCCGAATCATGGG GTTTCTTGTGTCCCGTACACACCCCTGATGGTTCTCCATGTGGTCTGTTGAACCACTTGTCGCACACCTGTCAAATTGTCACTTCATCCCTTGACGTTTCCCACATCCCCGCTCTCCTTTCCGCTCAGGGTATGACCCAAGTGTTCGCCTCCTCTATCGATGGTCGTCGCATGGTCTGCATCCAGCTTGATGGTAAAGTTATCGGTTACGCTTCCCCCATGAAGGCCAAACAGCTCGCCAATAGGCTTCGAAAGCTCAAGACCGAGGCGGACCCCAAAGTGCCGCTTGATCTCGAAATCGGTTACGTCCCCGTTACCAAGGGTGGTCAGTACCCCGGTCTCTATCTCTTCTCCAGCAGGAGTCGAATGATGCGTCCTGTGACTTATCTTGAGAATGGCAAGCTTGATCATTTGGGTTCGTTTGAGCAGGTGTACATGGATGTGGCGATTACCAAGGAGGAGATCGAGAAGGGTGTTTCCTCTCATTTGGAATTGGACCCTACTAGCATGTTGTCGGTTATTGCCAACTTGACTCCCTTCTCTGACTTTAACCAGAGTCCCCGTAACATGTACCAG TGTCAAATGGGTAAACAATCGATGGGTACTCCGTCAACAGCTATCAGCAAACGTACCGACAACAAGATGTACCGACTCCAGTCTGGTCAAACCCCCGTTGTTCGTCCCGATCTTCACAACCACTACGGTTTCGACAACTTCCCCAACGGTACCAACGCCATCGTTGCTGTCATCTCTTACACGGGTTATGACATGGAAGACGCAATGATCTTGAACAAGTCTGCCCACGAGCGAGGGTTTGGTTACGGTACAGTCTACAAGGCCGACATCTTCGATTTGAAGGGTGTGCCTGGAGCGAGCCGAAGTGCCAAGCCTACTTTGCACTTTGGTCTCGGTAGAGATGTCAAGGAGGACCATGACGCGAGGAACATTATCAGCCAGGATGGTTTGCCCATCATTGGTACCAAGGTCAAGACAGGTGACCCTCTGTGTGCCTATATTGACGATACCACCGGTCGAACCAAGTTCCACAAATACAAGGGCGATGAAACCGCCTTCATCGACGAAGTTCGTGTCCTCGGTTCCGATGCTGGAGACGCCGAGCTCCAAAAGATCCACATCAAACTCCGTATCCCCCGTTCTCCCGTCATCGGTGACAAGTTCTCTTCCCGACACGGTCAGAAGGGTGTATGTTCTCAAAAATTCCCTGCGATTGACATGCCGTTCAGCGAGAGCGGTATGCAGCCGGATGTTATCATCAACCCTCACGCTTTCCCTTCGCGAATGACTATCGGTATGTTTGTTGAGAGTATGGCTGGTAAGGCGGGGGCTTTGCACGGTGTTGCCCAGGACGCTACACCTTTCAA GTTCTCTGACAAGGATCGACCAGTTGACTACTTTGGCGAGCAGCTTCGAGCTGCTGGTTACAACTACTACGGTAACGAGCCGATGTACTCTGGTATCACTGGTGAAGAATTCCATGCCGACATTTACCTTGGTCTTGTCTACTATCAGCGTTTGCGACACATGGTGAACGACAAGTTCCAAGTCAGAACAACTGGTCCTGTTGATCCTCTTACCAGGCAACCCGTCAAG GGTCGAAAACGTGCTGGTGGTATCCGATTCGGTGAAATGGAACGAGATGCTCTTATCGCGCACGGTACTTCCTTCCTGTTGCAAGATCGACTCATGAACTGTTCCGATTACTCTACCGCTTGGGTCTGCAGGAACTGTGGTTCACTCGTGTCCCTTGGTTTCGAAGAAGTCGGTGGCGGTCAGGGTATGCAGGAGTATTGTAGGATCTGTGATGGGCATGAGCCTGAGCATGGGGAGGAGAGTAAAGAGAACGGTGTTGGTGTTGTCATGCGTGgtggagagaagaagggaaggatgGATGTCGTCCCTGTTCCTT ACGTCTTCCGATAC CTCTGTGCGGAGATGGCTTGTATGGGTATCAGATTGAATGTGACTGTGACATAA
- a CDS encoding uncharacterized protein (Similar to TIGR gene model, INSD accession AAW44404.1) encodes MNDHLSTPSPKRRGDKPFEVLLIGAGVAGLTAAYALRQSRLYQEGKLVIRLVEKRSEKTWEGRMGFPMHLTKAARNALDELLIFSHSTKLLVLRQKIPVLHDGLTVSSYNGKRVYQMVRDIGGWAMVERADLMSVLKEGAGEVEWNSTAVIGEVGTERGIEICLKGEKEEVVRPDLVIGADGMFSVIRHCLYSDSQLIEGNLPGDFHKLPHTIINLLTTSPAMRKWIHDPNGMNLLYGESFSATMMPLPFPNIYVALTIPSQWLDPSFQARVKGEGINLEPTAHGEFLRQLECDPGWEKKETYPLWSATSTVAGKGRVVLVGDAAHGMPPFCGAGASAGIIDAVELAKVVVDHLIAGSADNLDDGLWEFRRSMKKRNDPIIHQSKRILWLVQAERWYGNAIRRAVFFILELGERIRG; translated from the exons ATGAATGACCATCTCTCGACACCCTCGCCCAAACGAAGGGGAGATAAGCCATTTGAAGTCCTACTCATAGGTGCCGGAGTCGCAGGCCTGACAGCCGCATATGCACTTCGCCAAAGTCGGCTATATCAAGAAGGAAAATTAGTCATAAGGCTTGTCGAAAAGAGGAGTG AGAAAACatgggaaggaaggatgGGGTTTCCGATGCATTTGACCAAG GCCGCACGTAATGCCCTAGACGAGTTACTCATCTTTTCCCACAGCACCAAACTCCTTGTTCTTCGACAAAAGATTCCGGTTCTACATGATGGCTTAACTGTGTCCTCTTATAACGGTAAAAGGGTGTATCAAATGGTTCGCGATATCGGAGGATGGGCGATGGTGGAGAGGGCGGATTTGATGAGCGTTTTGAAAGAAGGGGCAGGGGAGGTGGAGTGGAATAGCACTGCCGTTATAGGCGAGGTGGGAACGGAAAGAGGTATCGAGATTTGTTTGAAgggggaaaaggaagaggtggtAAGACCTGATTTGGTTATCG GTGCCGATGGGATGTTCTCGGTCATTCGGCATTGCTTGTACTCAGATTCCCAGTTGATCGAGGGCAATCTACCAGGGGATTTTCACAAGCTCCCACACACAATCATCAACCTCCTAACAACCTCTCCTGCCATGCGAAAATGGATTCATGACCCAAATGGCATGAACTTGTTGTACGGAGAATCTTTCTCCGCTACTATGATGCCTCTTCCATTCCCTAATATTTATGTCGCACTTACCATCCCATCACAATGGCTCGATCCTTCATTTCAGGCTAGAGTGAAGGGTGAAGGAATCAACCTGGAGCCTACCGCGCATGGTGAGTTTCTGAGGCAGCTGGAATGTGATCCAggatgggagaagaaggagacATATCCATTATGGAGCGCCACGAGCACAGTAGCAGGTAAAGGAAGAGTGGTTTTAGTGGGTGATGCAGCGCATGGGATGCCGCCCTTCTGCGGGGCAGGTGCTAGCGCCGGGATCATAGATGCCGTGGAACTTGCCAAAGTTGTCGTCGATCATCTAATCG CAGGGTCCGCCGACAATCTCGACGATGGGCTGTGGGAATTTCGAAGGAGCATGAAGAAACGCAATGACCCAATCATACACCAATCCAAGAGAATTCTGTGGCTGGTACAAGCAGAGCGATGGTATGGGAATGCGATTCGGCGGGCAGTCTTCTTTATACTGGAGCTGGGAGAAAGAATAAGAGGGTAG